One segment of Desulfovibrio sp. X2 DNA contains the following:
- a CDS encoding PQQ-dependent sugar dehydrogenase, with protein sequence MLRHPLITGIALAVVLAGTLCLSAPAPAASWDWLARSKDAPDTEIMHSERQDFHVQVVAEGLQSPWGMAFLPDGRILVTERAGRIRVVEEGGLRPGALSGVPEVDARGEGGLLDIALHPDFARNHQLFLTYVAPTPKGSMTRVARYRLTDEGLADEKIIFPGAPDGNRHIHFGSRLLFLPDGTLLVTIGDRGQGRRAQDLMDLNGKTLRLSDDGGVPQDNPFVGRKDARPEIYTYGNRNSQGMAIHPVLGMVVQTEHGPSGFDGPGGGDEINIVKPGANYGWPLVHHTQTRPGTLAPVLEYTPAVAPSGACFSRGGLLPGWTNDFFFACLVGERLVRVRFSGQKVTEQEVLLKGVYGRLRDVASGPDGALYVLTSSTDAYGPGRKGGDRLLRLAPAP encoded by the coding sequence ATGCTGCGCCATCCGCTCATTACCGGCATCGCCCTGGCCGTCGTCCTGGCGGGCACCCTTTGCCTTTCCGCGCCCGCCCCGGCCGCGTCCTGGGACTGGCTCGCAAGGTCCAAGGATGCGCCCGACACCGAAATCATGCATTCCGAACGCCAGGACTTCCACGTCCAGGTCGTGGCCGAGGGGCTCCAAAGCCCCTGGGGCATGGCCTTCCTGCCGGACGGCCGCATCCTGGTCACGGAACGGGCGGGCAGAATCCGCGTCGTCGAAGAGGGCGGGCTCCGGCCGGGGGCGCTCTCCGGGGTGCCCGAGGTGGATGCGCGCGGCGAGGGCGGGCTGCTCGACATCGCCCTGCATCCGGATTTCGCGCGCAACCACCAGCTCTTCCTGACCTACGTCGCCCCCACGCCGAAGGGGAGCATGACCCGCGTGGCACGCTACCGACTCACGGACGAGGGGCTCGCGGACGAAAAGATCATCTTTCCGGGCGCGCCCGACGGCAACAGGCACATACACTTCGGCAGCAGGCTGCTCTTCCTCCCGGACGGGACGCTCCTCGTGACCATCGGCGACCGGGGACAGGGACGCCGGGCCCAGGACCTCATGGACCTGAACGGCAAGACCCTGCGCCTTTCCGACGACGGAGGCGTGCCCCAGGACAACCCCTTCGTCGGCAGAAAGGATGCCCGGCCGGAGATCTATACATACGGCAACCGCAATTCCCAGGGCATGGCCATCCATCCCGTGTTGGGCATGGTCGTGCAGACCGAGCACGGCCCCTCGGGCTTCGACGGCCCGGGCGGCGGGGACGAGATCAACATCGTCAAGCCCGGGGCAAACTACGGCTGGCCCCTGGTCCATCACACGCAGACCAGGCCGGGCACGCTGGCACCCGTGCTCGAATACACGCCCGCCGTGGCCCCCTCGGGGGCCTGCTTCTCCCGCGGCGGCCTCCTTCCCGGCTGGACGAACGACTTCTTCTTCGCCTGCCTGGTAGGAGAACGGCTCGTGCGCGTGCGTTTTTCAGGTCAAAAGGTCACCGAGCAGGAGGTCCTGCTCAAGGGCGTGTACGGCCGCCTGCGGGACGTGGCGAGCGGACCGGACGGAGCGCTCTACGTCCTGACCTCGTCCACGGACGCCTACGGGCCGGGGCGCAAGGGCGGCGACCGGCTGCTGCGGCTCGCTCCCGCACCCTAG
- a CDS encoding YceI family protein: MSPSTTFVPARQLAERLAAEPKLPVLCLLPPEVHAAKRLPGAACTCVYEVIFPQLVAKAAPDPARTVAVYGAGEGSRDSHAAAAKLAALGYGDVLVLEGGIEAWERAGLPLEGGAAAVPLVDAAVLQPVPGTYRLRPGECSLEWVGRNRKNRHHGSAAIESGELVFEPETMRGTVRVDMTSLRNHDLEDPELNTLLVTHLSSEDFFLTALFPKARLEITDTVPLPSATPGTPNRQVHARLELRGVTRPLCFPATFARTDEGLLTAEAHFDLDRTLWGADYGSGRLYRFLGYHLVYDDVSVSVSLNAELVTP, from the coding sequence ATGTCCCCATCCACTACGTTCGTCCCCGCCCGGCAGCTGGCCGAGCGCCTAGCGGCAGAGCCCAAACTGCCCGTGCTCTGCCTGCTGCCGCCCGAGGTCCACGCCGCCAAGCGCCTGCCCGGCGCGGCCTGCACCTGCGTCTACGAGGTCATCTTCCCCCAGTTGGTGGCCAAGGCAGCGCCCGATCCCGCGCGCACCGTGGCCGTGTACGGCGCGGGCGAGGGCTCGCGCGACAGCCATGCCGCAGCGGCCAAGCTCGCGGCCCTCGGCTACGGGGACGTGCTCGTCCTGGAAGGCGGGATCGAAGCCTGGGAGCGCGCCGGACTGCCGCTGGAAGGCGGCGCGGCCGCCGTGCCGCTCGTCGACGCGGCGGTGCTGCAGCCCGTGCCCGGAACCTACCGCCTGCGGCCCGGGGAGTGCTCCCTGGAATGGGTGGGCCGCAACCGCAAGAACCGCCATCACGGCTCCGCCGCCATCGAGTCGGGCGAGCTGGTCTTCGAGCCCGAGACCATGCGCGGCACGGTGCGGGTAGACATGACCTCCCTGCGCAACCATGACCTCGAGGATCCCGAGCTGAACACGCTGCTCGTCACGCACCTGAGCTCCGAGGACTTCTTCCTCACCGCCCTCTTCCCCAAGGCCAGGCTCGAGATCACGGACACTGTCCCCCTGCCCTCGGCCACGCCGGGCACGCCCAACCGGCAGGTCCACGCCCGCCTCGAACTGCGCGGCGTGACCCGCCCCCTCTGCTTTCCCGCGACGTTCGCGCGCACGGACGAGGGGCTGCTCACGGCCGAGGCCCACTTCGACCTCGACCGCACGCTCTGGGGCGCGGACTACGGCTCAGGCAGGCTCTACCGCTTCCTCGGCTACCACCTGGTCTACGACGACGTCTCCGTGTCGGTCAGCCTGAACGCGGAGCTCGTCACCCCTTGA
- a CDS encoding M20 family metallopeptidase: MRQLPDPISLARTLVRTDTSNPPGNEEPAAHLLGGLLEEAGFSVRYPGFAPGRTNVVAELPGADMDGCLCLSGHMDTVPAGQGTWSRPPFSGELAEGRLWGRGSADMKGGVAALVSAAVRVAARAARSGRPLARGLRVVLSAGEETGLDGAKFLETQPGLLGRAGAVVVAEPTDCRLLLGHKGVLWLDGTSLGRSAHGSMPEQGDNALYKACEAALKLRDAFAEATQSADHPVMGRPTLSVNTLRAGGKINVVPARAELEVDIRLTPGLSGLALMGRLQETAGELCELRLRDCHGPAWTEPDHPFALEAAEAAKRATGAAHPPAAAPYFTDGSVLARAYPGAGLVLFGPGAPSACHTTDESCPVEQIATAATFYEDLAAAWCRP, from the coding sequence ATGAGGCAGCTTCCCGATCCCATCTCCCTGGCCCGGACCCTGGTCCGAACGGACACGAGCAATCCCCCCGGCAACGAGGAACCCGCGGCGCACCTGCTCGGCGGCCTCCTCGAGGAGGCCGGGTTCTCGGTGCGCTATCCCGGGTTCGCACCCGGCCGCACGAACGTGGTGGCCGAGCTTCCCGGCGCCGACATGGACGGCTGCCTCTGCCTCTCGGGCCACATGGACACCGTGCCCGCGGGACAGGGGACGTGGTCGCGCCCGCCCTTCTCCGGCGAGCTGGCCGAGGGCAGGCTCTGGGGCCGGGGCAGCGCGGACATGAAGGGCGGCGTGGCCGCCCTGGTCTCGGCCGCCGTGCGCGTTGCCGCACGCGCCGCAAGAAGCGGCAGGCCGCTCGCGCGCGGCCTGCGCGTGGTGCTCTCGGCGGGCGAGGAGACCGGCCTGGACGGCGCGAAGTTTCTGGAGACGCAGCCGGGGCTGCTCGGACGGGCCGGGGCGGTCGTCGTGGCCGAGCCCACGGACTGCCGCCTGCTGCTCGGCCACAAGGGCGTGCTCTGGCTGGACGGGACGAGCCTCGGCCGCTCGGCCCACGGCTCCATGCCCGAGCAGGGCGACAACGCCCTGTACAAGGCCTGCGAGGCCGCGCTCAAGCTGCGCGACGCCTTCGCGGAGGCGACGCAGAGCGCCGACCATCCGGTCATGGGACGCCCGACGCTCTCCGTGAACACGCTGCGCGCGGGCGGGAAGATAAACGTGGTGCCCGCCCGGGCCGAGCTGGAGGTGGACATCCGCCTGACCCCGGGGCTTTCCGGCCTCGCGCTCATGGGGCGGCTGCAGGAGACGGCCGGGGAGCTCTGCGAGCTCAGGCTGCGCGACTGCCACGGCCCGGCCTGGACCGAGCCGGACCATCCCTTCGCCCTGGAGGCGGCCGAGGCCGCGAAACGCGCCACGGGCGCCGCGCATCCGCCCGCAGCGGCCCCCTACTTCACGGACGGCTCGGTGCTCGCCCGCGCCTATCCGGGCGCCGGGCTGGTGCTCTTCGGTCCCGGCGCGCCCTCCGCCTGCCATACCACGGACGAATCCTGCCCCGTGGAGCAGATCGCCACGGCCGCGACCTTCTACGAAGATCTCGCAGCGGCCTGGTGCCGCCCCTGA
- a CDS encoding ferredoxin — MGKNVVIDEDACIGCETCVELAPNTFAFNESIGKAYVTNPDGNSEEEIQEAIDTCPAQCISWE, encoded by the coding sequence ATGGGCAAGAATGTCGTCATCGACGAGGACGCCTGCATCGGTTGCGAGACCTGCGTGGAGCTCGCTCCCAACACCTTCGCCTTCAACGAGTCCATCGGCAAGGCTTACGTGACCAATCCCGACGGCAACTCCGAGGAGGAGATCCAGGAGGCCATCGATACCTGCCCCGCACAGTGCATCTCTTGGGAATAG
- a CDS encoding ferredoxin, protein MGKMVIIDEETCIGCESCVEIAPSTFSFNESTSKAYVTDPDASSEEDVQEAIDTCPVQCISWEE, encoded by the coding sequence ATGGGAAAGATGGTCATCATCGATGAAGAGACCTGCATCGGCTGCGAAAGCTGCGTGGAAATAGCGCCGAGCACCTTCTCCTTCAACGAATCCACGAGCAAGGCCTACGTGACCGATCCGGACGCCAGCAGCGAGGAAGACGTCCAGGAGGCCATCGACACCTGTCCTGTGCAGTGCATCTCCTGGGAGGAATAA
- a CDS encoding ATP-binding protein has protein sequence MTETKVLRKIIEIDEERCDGCGACIPSCAEGALAIVDGKARIVKDIYCDGLGACLGHCPQGALRVIEREAEDFDEAAAHAHVARMNAEEAEEKPTFGCGCPGSAMMQMKPRAAASGPCACMGGDEEEVPAPASALSHWPVKIKLVPPNAPFLRGADLVVAADCAPVALAGFNPNVLAGKVVMIGCPKFDDVEAYLAKFTEIFEHGGVRSVTVLRMEVPCCTGLSGLVHRAAQLAGSHVPVKDVVITRNGDMLEQRQTVLA, from the coding sequence ATGACCGAGACGAAAGTGCTTCGCAAGATCATCGAGATAGACGAGGAACGCTGCGACGGCTGCGGCGCCTGCATCCCTTCCTGCGCCGAGGGCGCCCTGGCCATCGTGGACGGCAAGGCGCGCATCGTGAAGGACATCTACTGCGACGGCCTGGGCGCCTGCCTCGGCCATTGCCCCCAGGGCGCGCTGCGCGTCATCGAGCGCGAGGCCGAGGATTTCGACGAGGCGGCGGCCCATGCCCACGTGGCCCGCATGAACGCCGAGGAAGCCGAGGAGAAGCCGACGTTCGGCTGCGGCTGCCCGGGCTCGGCCATGATGCAGATGAAGCCCCGTGCCGCCGCGTCCGGCCCCTGCGCCTGCATGGGCGGTGACGAGGAGGAGGTCCCGGCCCCTGCCTCCGCCCTCTCGCACTGGCCGGTGAAGATCAAGCTCGTGCCGCCGAACGCGCCCTTCCTGCGCGGCGCCGACCTGGTCGTGGCCGCGGACTGCGCGCCCGTGGCCCTGGCCGGCTTCAACCCGAACGTGCTGGCGGGCAAGGTGGTCATGATCGGCTGCCCCAAGTTCGACGACGTGGAGGCCTACCTGGCAAAGTTCACGGAGATCTTCGAGCACGGCGGGGTCAGGAGCGTGACCGTGCTGCGTATGGAGGTGCCGTGCTGCACCGGGCTTTCCGGCCTCGTGCACCGTGCCGCACAGCTTGCCGGCTCGCATGTTCCGGTGAAGGATGTTGTCATCACCCGAAATGGTGATATGCTGGAACAAAGGCAAACTGTGCTGGCCTAA
- the hcp gene encoding hydroxylamine reductase encodes MFCYQCEQTAAGTGCTKVGVCGKQPDVAAMQDLLVYLQKGLSHVALAAREKGVYEPSLGHFMAKATFSTLTNVDFDTERLAELCRETVTRRDALAAKVKAAGGQIPAGSATFVPAADVAGMVAQGEAHGIEKDPELNPDIKALKQTLIYGLKGVAAYADHAAILGQEDDEVYAFMQKGLAATERNDISLEDWVGLVLECGRINLRTMELLDAGNTGTYGHPVPTTVPLGYKKGKAIVVSGHDLKDLQMLLEQTAGKGISVYTHGEMLPCHGYPELKKHPHFFGHYGTAWQNQQKEFADFPGAILMTTNCIQRPRKEYMDNIFTSGLVAWPGAQHIGEKADGSKDFGPVIAKALDMPGFPEDVDRGTIMTGFARNAILSVADKVVEAVKSGAIKRFFLVAGCDGAKPGRNYYTEFVEKTPKDTVVLTLACGKFRFFDKQLGDIGGIPRLLDVGQCNDAYSAIQIAVALANAFDCGVNDLPLSMVLSWYEQKAVAILLTLFYLGIKNIRLGPSLPAFLTPNVLDVLVKNYNIMPITTPDEDLKAILG; translated from the coding sequence ATGTTTTGTTACCAATGCGAGCAGACCGCGGCCGGAACGGGTTGCACCAAGGTCGGCGTGTGCGGCAAGCAGCCGGACGTCGCGGCCATGCAGGATCTTCTGGTCTACCTCCAGAAAGGCCTGTCCCATGTGGCCCTGGCCGCCCGAGAGAAGGGCGTCTACGAGCCCTCGCTCGGCCACTTCATGGCCAAGGCCACCTTTTCCACGCTGACCAACGTCGATTTCGACACCGAGCGTCTGGCCGAACTCTGCCGCGAGACCGTGACCAGGCGCGATGCCCTGGCCGCCAAGGTCAAGGCCGCGGGCGGACAGATTCCCGCCGGTTCCGCCACCTTCGTCCCGGCCGCCGACGTGGCCGGAATGGTCGCCCAGGGCGAGGCCCACGGCATCGAGAAGGATCCCGAGCTGAACCCCGACATCAAGGCCCTCAAGCAGACCCTGATCTACGGGCTGAAGGGCGTGGCCGCCTACGCCGACCATGCCGCCATCCTGGGCCAGGAGGACGACGAGGTCTACGCCTTCATGCAGAAGGGGCTGGCCGCCACCGAGCGCAACGACATCTCCCTCGAGGACTGGGTCGGCCTGGTGCTCGAGTGCGGCCGCATCAACCTGCGCACCATGGAGCTCCTGGACGCGGGCAACACCGGCACCTACGGCCATCCGGTGCCTACCACCGTGCCCCTCGGCTACAAGAAGGGCAAGGCCATCGTGGTCTCCGGCCACGACCTGAAGGACCTGCAGATGCTCCTCGAGCAGACCGCCGGCAAGGGCATCTCCGTCTACACCCACGGTGAGATGCTGCCCTGCCACGGCTACCCCGAGCTCAAGAAGCACCCGCACTTCTTCGGCCACTACGGCACGGCCTGGCAGAATCAGCAGAAGGAGTTCGCCGACTTCCCGGGCGCCATCCTGATGACCACCAACTGCATCCAGCGCCCGCGCAAAGAGTACATGGACAACATCTTCACCTCGGGCCTCGTCGCCTGGCCGGGCGCGCAGCACATCGGCGAGAAGGCCGACGGCAGCAAGGACTTCGGCCCGGTGATCGCCAAGGCGCTGGACATGCCCGGCTTCCCCGAGGACGTGGACCGGGGCACGATCATGACCGGCTTCGCCCGCAACGCCATCCTCTCCGTGGCCGACAAGGTCGTGGAGGCCGTGAAGAGCGGGGCCATCAAGCGCTTCTTCCTGGTCGCGGGCTGCGACGGCGCCAAGCCCGGCCGCAACTACTACACCGAGTTCGTGGAGAAGACGCCCAAGGACACCGTGGTCCTGACGCTGGCCTGCGGCAAGTTCCGCTTCTTCGACAAGCAGCTCGGCGACATCGGCGGCATCCCGCGCCTGCTGGACGTGGGCCAGTGCAACGACGCCTACTCGGCCATCCAGATCGCCGTGGCCCTGGCCAATGCCTTCGACTGCGGGGTCAACGACCTGCCGCTCTCCATGGTGCTCTCCTGGTACGAGCAGAAGGCCGTGGCCATCCTGCTGACGCTGTTCTACCTCGGCATCAAAAACATCCGCCTCGGGCCCTCCCTGCCCGCGTTCCTGACCCCGAACGTCCTGGACGTGCTGGTCAAGAACTACAACATCATGCCCATCACCACGCCCGACGAGGACCTGAAGGCCATCCTCGGGTAA
- a CDS encoding Crp/Fnr family transcriptional regulator, translated as MTQTDLVRAIDFFNGLPDAQAAALSAIAHTERAPRGKEIFREGEEAAGLYGVLEGRVKIAKLSPTGKEQILHILGPGELFAEVPVFAGKSYPATAAAVDDSRLLFIPRRAFRDMLAGDPDLAMGMLAILSTRLREFARKIEALSLKEVPERLAAHLLLLRGEQDSDRLRLDLPKGQLAALLGTIPETLSRVLKKMAEAGYIRVEGSQVTVADTDGLSALAQGLERL; from the coding sequence ATGACACAGACGGATCTGGTTCGCGCCATCGACTTCTTCAACGGACTGCCCGACGCGCAGGCCGCCGCGCTCTCGGCCATCGCCCACACGGAGCGGGCCCCGCGGGGCAAGGAGATATTCCGCGAGGGGGAGGAGGCGGCGGGCCTCTACGGGGTGCTCGAGGGCCGGGTCAAGATCGCCAAGCTCTCGCCCACGGGCAAGGAGCAGATCCTGCACATACTCGGCCCGGGCGAGCTCTTCGCCGAAGTGCCGGTCTTCGCGGGCAAGAGCTACCCGGCCACGGCCGCGGCGGTGGACGACTCGCGCCTGCTCTTCATACCGCGCCGGGCGTTCCGCGACATGCTGGCCGGTGATCCGGACCTGGCCATGGGCATGCTGGCCATCCTCTCCACGAGGCTTCGCGAGTTCGCGCGCAAGATCGAGGCGCTCTCGCTCAAGGAGGTGCCGGAGCGCCTGGCGGCGCACCTCCTGCTGCTGCGCGGCGAGCAGGACAGCGACAGGCTGCGCCTTGACCTGCCCAAGGGCCAGCTCGCCGCCCTGCTCGGCACCATCCCGGAGACGCTCTCGCGCGTGCTCAAGAAGATGGCCGAGGCGGGCTACATACGCGTGGAAGGCAGCCAGGTGACCGTTGCCGACACGGACGGGCTCTCCGCCCTGGCCCAGGGGCTGGAGCGGCTCTAG
- a CDS encoding methyl-accepting chemotaxis protein, with the protein MRLTVGMRISGLVVFVLALMACAAGIMSWSIGKAGGELSRLTDENIRQIVLADRMKLDAVNVQQFLTDVSATHDDGGYEEAEKSVQDFDDAASKIEAIARDEGDREMLDRIGKLRTSLHELHEMGRRMAAAYVSQGIDAGNAIMKEFDARTEATAGMIDPLVEELRQEAQQTSRKLSASLQDTNRLQFALLLVTAVLAGIGCLMVVRQLGRRLGAEPDDLERLTARIARGELDAADGIDVSRAHGVHAAIASMARTIKAGVEKARSSQAKAESEKARAEAALAEAEAERQRAQEARRAGLLEAAQRLSGVARDLGEATGSLSERIEQVAGGTERQRDRTTEVATAMEQMNATVLEVAGNAAKAAQSADAAGTRADDGSAVVGRVVEAVMDVKRHTGTVKEVIDGLGAQAEGIGRIMSVISDIADQTNLLALNAAIEAARAGDAGRGFAVVADEVRKLAEKTMVATKEVGAAVSSIQEGARRSVSEVEVAARSVDGAVSLAEEAGVSLRSIVEIVGASSQQVSSIAAASEEQSAASEQITRAVDDVSVIARETAESMEACGHALRALEKSSESLDELVETLRRD; encoded by the coding sequence ATGCGTCTCACAGTAGGGATGCGCATCAGCGGTCTCGTCGTCTTCGTCCTGGCGCTCATGGCCTGCGCCGCGGGCATCATGTCCTGGTCCATCGGCAAGGCGGGCGGGGAGCTTTCGCGGCTGACGGACGAGAACATCCGGCAGATCGTCCTTGCCGACCGCATGAAGCTCGACGCAGTGAACGTGCAGCAGTTCCTCACCGACGTCTCCGCGACGCACGACGACGGCGGCTACGAGGAGGCGGAGAAGTCCGTGCAGGACTTCGACGATGCCGCCTCGAAGATCGAGGCCATCGCGCGCGACGAGGGCGACCGGGAGATGCTCGACCGGATCGGGAAGCTTCGGACCTCCCTGCACGAGCTGCACGAGATGGGCAGGCGCATGGCCGCGGCCTATGTCTCGCAGGGAATCGACGCTGGCAACGCGATCATGAAGGAGTTCGACGCCAGGACCGAGGCCACGGCCGGAATGATCGACCCCCTGGTCGAGGAGCTGCGCCAGGAGGCGCAGCAGACGAGCCGGAAACTGTCCGCCTCTCTGCAGGACACGAACAGGTTGCAGTTCGCCCTGCTGCTCGTCACCGCCGTTCTCGCCGGGATCGGCTGCCTGATGGTCGTGCGCCAGCTCGGGCGCCGCCTCGGGGCAGAGCCCGACGACCTCGAGCGGCTCACGGCGCGCATCGCGAGAGGAGAGCTCGACGCGGCCGACGGCATCGACGTCTCCCGCGCGCACGGCGTGCATGCGGCCATTGCCTCCATGGCCCGCACCATCAAGGCCGGCGTGGAGAAGGCGCGGTCGAGCCAGGCCAAGGCGGAGTCCGAGAAGGCGCGGGCCGAGGCTGCGCTGGCCGAGGCGGAAGCCGAGCGTCAACGCGCGCAGGAGGCCCGGCGCGCCGGACTCCTGGAGGCCGCGCAGCGTCTTTCGGGCGTGGCCCGCGATCTGGGCGAGGCGACCGGGAGCCTGTCCGAGCGCATCGAGCAGGTGGCCGGGGGCACCGAGCGCCAGCGCGACCGCACGACCGAGGTGGCCACGGCCATGGAGCAGATGAACGCCACGGTGCTCGAGGTGGCAGGCAACGCGGCCAAGGCCGCCCAGAGCGCAGACGCCGCCGGGACGCGCGCGGACGACGGCTCGGCCGTGGTGGGACGGGTGGTGGAGGCGGTCATGGACGTGAAGCGCCACACCGGGACCGTGAAGGAAGTCATAGACGGTCTGGGAGCGCAGGCCGAGGGCATCGGCCGCATCATGTCCGTGATCTCGGACATCGCGGACCAGACCAACCTGTTGGCGCTGAACGCCGCCATCGAGGCCGCGCGGGCCGGTGACGCCGGGCGCGGCTTCGCCGTGGTCGCGGACGAGGTGCGCAAGCTGGCCGAGAAGACCATGGTCGCCACCAAGGAGGTCGGCGCGGCCGTCTCCTCCATCCAGGAGGGGGCGAGGCGCAGCGTCTCGGAGGTCGAGGTCGCGGCGCGTTCCGTGGACGGCGCCGTCTCCCTGGCCGAGGAGGCCGGGGTCTCGCTGCGCTCCATCGTGGAGATCGTGGGCGCCTCCTCGCAGCAGGTCAGCTCCATCGCGGCGGCCTCGGAGGAGCAGTCCGCGGCCAGCGAGCAGATCACCCGCGCCGTGGACGACGTGAGCGTCATCGCCCGGGAGACGGCGGAGAGCATGGAGGCTTGCGGCCACGCCCTGAGAGCGCTCGAGAAATCCTCCGAGAGCCTGGACGAGCTCGTGGAGACGCTGCGCAGGGACTAG
- a CDS encoding YkgJ family cysteine cluster protein, with amino-acid sequence MAQDDATQAFLDSLPEVKPGESFRFACHPGVKCFNACCGDLTLMLTPFDVMRLRRNLALSSREFLASLADVSVAPDTGFPLLRLRMTDAPGKPCPFVRREGCSVYPDRPGACRTYPIGRASRLDAEGGIIEQFFLVREPHCKGFDEDKDWTPGEWLSDQGLKIYNAANDRYVRLLARQKKSGAAIDHKKATMVLMALYQLDNFRSFVKDMGLFKRLDVDAERQEKVLAEDEAALDFALDWVELALFGDAEGLSRKG; translated from the coding sequence ATGGCCCAAGACGACGCCACGCAAGCATTTCTGGACAGTCTGCCCGAGGTGAAGCCCGGCGAGAGCTTCCGCTTCGCCTGCCACCCGGGCGTGAAATGCTTCAACGCCTGCTGCGGCGACCTGACACTGATGCTCACGCCCTTCGACGTCATGCGCCTGCGCCGCAACCTCGCCCTGTCCAGCCGCGAGTTCCTGGCCTCCCTGGCCGATGTGAGCGTGGCCCCGGACACGGGGTTCCCGTTGCTCAGGCTGCGCATGACCGACGCCCCGGGCAAGCCCTGCCCCTTCGTGCGCCGCGAGGGCTGCTCCGTCTACCCGGACCGGCCCGGGGCCTGCCGCACCTACCCCATCGGCCGCGCCTCGCGCCTCGACGCCGAGGGCGGCATCATCGAGCAGTTCTTCCTGGTGCGCGAGCCGCACTGCAAGGGCTTTGACGAGGACAAGGACTGGACGCCCGGGGAGTGGCTCTCCGACCAGGGGCTCAAGATCTACAACGCGGCCAACGACCGCTACGTGCGGCTCCTGGCGCGGCAGAAGAAGAGCGGCGCGGCCATCGACCACAAAAAGGCCACCATGGTTCTCATGGCCCTCTACCAACTGGACAATTTCCGGTCTTTCGTGAAAGACATGGGCCTGTTCAAACGGCTGGACGTGGACGCCGAACGCCAGGAAAAGGTGCTTGCGGAAGACGAGGCGGCGCTGGACTTCGCCCTGGACTGGGTGGAGCTGGCGCTCTTCGGAGACGCAGAAGGCCTGAGCCGCAAGGGGTAG
- a CDS encoding thioredoxin family protein: protein MIFMPDVSWGIDSTAQDSDGATPVLVACLGSRERAAKQLEALGMVAERFGERLQVVILGEDEMPAARSRFNVLGTPTFLLYHGGKERDRYLGEAGSGSLCRFVQECLGGRSDRNQGFADLSRVL, encoded by the coding sequence ATGATTTTCATGCCCGATGTCTCTTGGGGGATTGACAGCACGGCTCAGGATTCGGACGGCGCGACGCCGGTGCTCGTAGCCTGCCTGGGGAGCAGGGAGAGGGCCGCGAAGCAGCTGGAAGCCCTGGGCATGGTGGCGGAACGGTTCGGGGAGCGGCTTCAGGTCGTGATCCTCGGAGAGGACGAAATGCCTGCGGCACGCAGCAGGTTCAACGTCCTCGGAACGCCGACCTTCCTGCTCTACCATGGGGGAAAAGAGCGGGACCGCTACCTGGGGGAGGCTGGATCGGGATCCCTGTGCAGGTTCGTCCAGGAGTGCCTGGGGGGGCGCTCCGACAGAAACCAGGGGTTCGCGGATCTCAGCCGGGTTCTTTGA